From a single Nicotiana tabacum cultivar K326 chromosome 8, ASM71507v2, whole genome shotgun sequence genomic region:
- the LOC107825517 gene encoding transcription factor MTB3: MGEKLFMKEEERVIMEGVLGREAVEFFTWSASNSMLMEFTSSRGDLGVQQSLCKIVEGSDWTYAIYWQVAKSKSGKSALIWGDGHCREAKMGQSEGGNDSEHQKMMDGNKKKLVLQKIHTCFGGSADDNIAAKLDSVSDVEVFYLTSMYYIFPFEKPSSPSQSFNSARSIWVSDVRGCLEHFQSRSYLAKLARFETLVFIPLKSGVVELGSLKSIPEDQNLIQTVKTSVVVSNPPQPKAIPKIFGRELSLGGSKSGPISINFSPKVEEDLSFATDAYEVQAALGSSQVYGNSSNGYRSDEGEGKLELDERKPRKRGRKPANGREEALNHVEAERQRREKLNQRFYALRAVVPNISKMDKASLLGDAIAYITDLQAKIRVLDAEKEMVNDQQKQQAPLEIDFHQRQDDAVVRVGCPLNAHPVSRVLKTFQEHQIVAQESNVSLTENSEIVHTFSIRAPGGAAENLKEKLTAALSK, encoded by the coding sequence ATGGGGGAGAAACTTTTTATGAAGGAAGAGGAAAGGGTTATTATGGAGGGAGTATTGGGAAGAGAAGCAGTAGAATTTTTCACCTGGTCAGCTTCCAATAGCATGCTCATGGAATTTACTTCGTCGAGAGGGGATTTGGGCGTGCAGCAATCGCTTTGCAAGATTGTCGAGGGGTCTGATTGGACTTACGCAATCTATTGGCAAGTTGCAAAGTCGAAATCGGGGAAATCAGCTTTGATATGGGGTGATGGACATTGCCGAGAAGCAAAGATGGGACAAAGTGAAGGCGGGAATGATTCCGAGCATCAGAAAATGATGGATGGAAACAAGAAAAAACTTGTTCTTCAAAAGATTCACACTTGCTTTGGAGGGTCAGCAGATGATAATATTGCTGCCAAGTTGGATTCTGTCTCGGACGTGGAGGTGTTTTATCTCACGTCAATGTATTATATCTTCCCTTTTGAGAAGCCTTCTAGTCCTTCTCAATCATTTAATTCTGCTAGATCAATATGGGTTTCCGATGTAAGAGGTTGCTTAGAACATTTCCAATCAAGATCTTATCTAGCAAAGTTGGCTCGATTTGAGACACTAGTATTTATTCCGCTGAAATCAGGGGTCGTGGAGCTTGGTTCTCTAAAGTCAATTCCAGAAGATCAGAATTTGATTCAGACGGTGAAAACATCGGTGGTGGTATCTAATCCTCCACAACCTAAAGCAATTCCAAAGATATTTGGGCGGGAACTCAGTCTCGGTGGTTCTAAGTCGGGTCCCATCAGCATAAATTTTTCTCCGAAGGTGGAAGAAGATCTGAGTTTTGCTACAGATGCTTACGAAGTACAAGCAGCGCTAGGTAGTTCTCAAGTTTATGGAAACTCATCGAATGGGTATCGAAGCGATGAAGGTGAAGGGAAACTTGAATTAGATGAACGGAAGCCAAGAAAAAGAGGCAGAAAGCCGGCCAATGGGAGAGAAGAAGCATTGAATCATGTTGAAGCAGAGAGGCAGAGGCGCGAGAAGCTTAACCAGAGGTTTTACGCTTTAAGAGCAGTTGTTCCAAATATCTCAAAGATGGATAAAGCATCGCTGCTTGGAGATGCAATTGCATATATCACAGATCTTCAggctaaaattagggttttagatGCTGAGAAGGAGATGGTAAACGACCAGCAAAAACAgcaggctcccctggaaattgatTTTCATCAAAGACAAGATGATGCAGTTGTAAGAGTAGGCTGCCCTTTGAATGCTCACCCTGTTTCTAGAGTTCTGAAGACatttcaagaacatcaaatagtGGCACAAGAATCCAATGTCTCATTAACAGAAAACAGTGAAATCGTCCACACATTCTCTATACGAGCTCCTGGTGGTGCTGCTGAGAATTTGAAGGAAAAGCTCACAGCTGCTCTATCCAAATGA
- the LOC142163014 gene encoding heavy metal-associated isoprenylated plant protein 44-like, producing the protein MEPFADVSCILKVDVHCDACKMNMVQVLSSVCGVYSLTIDAKAGEVRVCGEVDPNILVKALTRTGKHAEVVYVKLKHPSLTPRNHYYANDNRYYRPPYGGHGHNYGALDHYDYYNTMAMRRPMVEQPYYYGGGHSSPYPSPRYESLSEQLSLIDYVIRRIFRRQ; encoded by the exons ATGGAGCCATTTGCAGACGTG AGTTGCATTTTGAAAGTGGATGTCCATTGCGATGCTTGCAAAATGAACATGGTGCAAGTTTTAAGCTCCGTATGCG GAGTGTATTCATTGACAATAGATGCAAAAGCAGGAGAAGTAAGAGTATGTGGGGAAGTGGATCCAAACATACTTGTGAAAGCACTAACTAGGACAGGAAAACATGCAGAGGTTGTATATGTAAAGCTGAAACATCCTAGTCTTACTCCTAGAAATCATTATTATGCCAATGACAATCGCTATTATCGTCCTCCTTATGGCGGCCATGGCCATAACTATGGTGCATTAGATCACTATGACTATTACAACACAATGGCAATGAGAAGACCTATGGTGGAGCAACCTTACTACTACGGCGGCGGCCATTCTTCCCCGTATCCTTCGCCTAGGTACGAATCATTATCTGAACAACTTTCCCTGATTGATTATGTTATCCGCAGAATTTTTCGCAGGCAGTAG